Proteins encoded within one genomic window of Glycine soja cultivar W05 chromosome 1, ASM419377v2, whole genome shotgun sequence:
- the LOC114425876 gene encoding uncharacterized protein LOC114425876 isoform X4, which translates to MSMSVLSCQRSTMLAAQNNSPFLRRFRSFKPHRSRFRCLLDQISAPTLLTSDNVIAAAAKAASVHSAVSSAITQVAVTAVAIASGACLSTKFDFLWPKLQEQSGTVMQDGVDVTGYPIFNDAKVQKAIAFARKAHRGQMRKTGDPYLTHCIHTGRILAALVPSSGKRAVDTVVAGILHDVVDDTCQSLRDIEAEFGDDVVKLVASVSRLSYINQLLRRHRRVSVNQGVLGQEEASNLRVMLLGMVDDPRVVLIKLADRLHNMRTIYALPLQKAQAVAEETLIIWCSLASRLGLWALKAELEDLCFAVLQPQIFQKMRADLASMWSPTSRTGNPRRLSIKGNLIHLDENSSTAFCNGSLTFNEDVNMKDLLEAVVPFDILLDRRKRANYLSSIGNNLETCTKPKVVQDAGLALASMVICEEALEREMIISASYVPGMEITLSSRLKSLYSLYSKMKRKDISIDKVYDARALRVVVGDKNGTLHGPAVQCCYSLLDIVHRLWTPIDGEFDDYIINPKPSGYQSLHTAVQGPDNSPLEVQIRTQRMHECAEQGLAAHWLYKETGNPFLSIDSMDEPETEASSYFSKDLEEGNSSDILLSKYKSLKAGHPVLRVEGSHLLAAIIISVENDERELLVAVSFGLAASEAVADRRSFQIKRWEAYARLYKKVSDEWWFEPGHGDWFTCLEKYTLCRDARPIWAPTPNIYPGYQFY; encoded by the exons ATGAGCATGAGCGTGCTCTCATGCCAACGTTCTACTATGTTAGCAGCTCAGAACAATTCTCCATTTCTTCGCAGATTCCGATCCTTCAAACCTCACCGTTCCCGATTTCGCTGTTTGCTTGACCAAATCTCTGCTCCCACTCTTCTCACCTCCGATAATGTCATCGCCGCCGCCGCCAAAGCCGCCTCCGTACATAGTGCCGTCTCCTCCGCCATCACACAGGTCGCCGTCACCGCTGTCGCCATTGCTTCCGGCGCCTGTCTTTCCACCAAGTTTGATTTCCTTTGGCCCAAACTGCAGGAACAATCAG GTACTGTGATGCAGGATGGAGTAGATGTTACTGGCTATCCTATATTTAACGATGCAAAG GTACAGAAGGCTATAGCTTTTGCAAGAAAAGCCCACCGTGGCCAAATGCGGAAGACAGGAGACCCTTATTTAACACATTGTATCCACACAGGAAGAATTTTGGCTGCATTggttccatcaagtggtaaacGA GCTGTTGACACTGTTGTGGCTGGTATATTACATGACGTGGTTGACGACACTTGCCAAAGTCTGCGAGACATTGAGGCAGAGTTTGGGGATGATGTGGTCAAGTTGGTAGCCAGTGTTTCAAGGTTAAGCTATATTAATCAG CTATTACGCAGACATCGGAGGGTAAGTGTAAACCAGGGTGTCCTTGGCCAAGAAGAG GCAAGTAATTTACGAGTGATGCTTTTGGGAATGGTTGATGATCCACGTGTTGTGCTCATCAAGCTTGCAGATCGTCTTCACAACATGAGAACAAT TTATGCTCTGCCATTGCAAAAAGCTCAAGCTGTTGCAGAGGAGACCTTAATCATTTGGTGTTCACTTGCTTCAAGATTGGGCCTATGGGCATTGAAAGCTGAACTGGAGGATTTATGCTTTGCTGTTCTGCAG CCTCAAATATTTCAAAAGATGCGAGCTGATCTGGCTTCCATGTGGAGTCCTACTAGCAGAACAGGAAACCCGAGAAGATTATCCATAAAAGGCAACTTGATACATTTGGATGAGAACAGTTCAACTGCTTTCTGCAATGGATCCTTGACATTCAATGAGGATGTAAATATGAAG GATCTTTTGGAAGCTGTAGTCCCATTTGATATATTGTTGGATCGGAGAAAACGGGCTAACTATCTCAGTAGTATTGGGAATAATCTAGAGACATGCACGAAACCAAAGGTTGTTCAAGATGCTGGGTTAGCTTTGGCATCAATGGTAATTTGCGAGGAAGCACTTGAGCGAGAAATGATTATATCAGCTTC TTATGTTCCGGGAATGGAAATTACATTATCAAGCCGATTAAAAAGCCTCTATAGTTTATATAGCAAG ATGAAACGAAAGGATATAAGCATTGATAAAGTATATGATGCACGTGCATTAAGAGTAGTTGTGGGAGACAAGAATGGAACTTTACATGGTCCTGCAGTTCAGTGTTGTTATAGTCTTCTTGACATTGTACACAG GCTTTGGACTCCAATAGATGGTGAATTTGATGACTACATCATTAATCCGAAGCCTAGTGGCTATCAG TCCTTGCACACTGCAGTCCAAGGTCCTGACAACTCACCTTTAGAAGTACAAATAAGGACACAG AGGATGCATGAGTGTGCTGAACAAGGACTTGCTGCACATTGGCTTTACAAGGAAACTGGCAATCCTTTTTTATCCATAGACAGCATGGATGAACCTGAAACTGAAGCATCCTCCTATTTCTCCAAAGATCTAGAGGAAGGAAATTCTTCAGATATTTTATTAAGTAAATATAAGTCATTGAAGGCTGGACATCCAGTCCTCAGAGTAGAAGGAAGTCACTTACTTGCTGCAATTATCATCAG TGTagaaaatgatgaaagagaATTGCTAGTTGCTGTGAGCTTTGGGCTAGCAGCTTCTGAAGCAGTAGCTGACAGAAGATCTTTCCAGATTAAGCGATGGGAAGCTTATGCACGACTGTACAAAAAG GTGTCTGATGAATGGTGGTTTGAACCGGGGCATGGGGATTGGTTTACGTGTCTAGAGAAGTACACACTGTGTCGAGATG CAAGACCAATTTGGGCGCCTACTCCCAACATTTATCCAGGTTATCAATTTTACTGA
- the LOC114425876 gene encoding uncharacterized protein LOC114425876 isoform X2 — MSMSVLSCQRSTMLAAQNNSPFLRRFRSFKPHRSRFRCLLDQISAPTLLTSDNVIAAAAKAASVHSAVSSAITQVAVTAVAIASGACLSTKFDFLWPKLQEQSGTVMQDGVDVTGYPIFNDAKVQKAIAFARKAHRGQMRKTGDPYLTHCIHTGRILAALVPSSGKRAVDTVVAGILHDVVDDTCQSLRDIEAEFGDDVVKLVASVSRLSYINQASNLRVMLLGMVDDPRVVLIKLADRLHNMRTIYALPLQKAQAVAEETLIIWCSLASRLGLWALKAELEDLCFAVLQPQIFQKMRADLASMWSPTSRTGNPRRLSIKGNLIHLDENSSTAFCNGSLTFNEDVNMKDLLEAVVPFDILLDRRKRANYLSSIGNNLETCTKPKVVQDAGLALASMVICEEALEREMIISASYVPGMEITLSSRLKSLYSLYSKMKRKDISIDKVYDARALRVVVGDKNGTLHGPAVQCCYSLLDIVHRLWTPIDGEFDDYIINPKPSGYQSLHTAVQGPDNSPLEVQIRTQRMHECAEQGLAAHWLYKETGNPFLSIDSMDEPETEASSYFSKDLEEGNSSDILLSKYKSLKAGHPVLRVEGSHLLAAIIISVENDERELLVAVSFGLAASEAVADRRSFQIKRWEAYARLYKKVSDEWWFEPGHGDWFTCLEKYTLCRDGMYHKQDQFGRLLPTFIQVINFTEQEESEYWAVVSAVFEGRQVDWITSRSKFDLVASTSVEAGINNKVNLLRTMLSWEEQLRSEVSFMQAKHDAKLYDLHGSLGEVVIICWPHGEILRLKAGSTATDAAQRVGLEGKLVLINGQLVLPNTKLRDGDVVEVRI, encoded by the exons ATGAGCATGAGCGTGCTCTCATGCCAACGTTCTACTATGTTAGCAGCTCAGAACAATTCTCCATTTCTTCGCAGATTCCGATCCTTCAAACCTCACCGTTCCCGATTTCGCTGTTTGCTTGACCAAATCTCTGCTCCCACTCTTCTCACCTCCGATAATGTCATCGCCGCCGCCGCCAAAGCCGCCTCCGTACATAGTGCCGTCTCCTCCGCCATCACACAGGTCGCCGTCACCGCTGTCGCCATTGCTTCCGGCGCCTGTCTTTCCACCAAGTTTGATTTCCTTTGGCCCAAACTGCAGGAACAATCAG GTACTGTGATGCAGGATGGAGTAGATGTTACTGGCTATCCTATATTTAACGATGCAAAG GTACAGAAGGCTATAGCTTTTGCAAGAAAAGCCCACCGTGGCCAAATGCGGAAGACAGGAGACCCTTATTTAACACATTGTATCCACACAGGAAGAATTTTGGCTGCATTggttccatcaagtggtaaacGA GCTGTTGACACTGTTGTGGCTGGTATATTACATGACGTGGTTGACGACACTTGCCAAAGTCTGCGAGACATTGAGGCAGAGTTTGGGGATGATGTGGTCAAGTTGGTAGCCAGTGTTTCAAGGTTAAGCTATATTAATCAG GCAAGTAATTTACGAGTGATGCTTTTGGGAATGGTTGATGATCCACGTGTTGTGCTCATCAAGCTTGCAGATCGTCTTCACAACATGAGAACAAT TTATGCTCTGCCATTGCAAAAAGCTCAAGCTGTTGCAGAGGAGACCTTAATCATTTGGTGTTCACTTGCTTCAAGATTGGGCCTATGGGCATTGAAAGCTGAACTGGAGGATTTATGCTTTGCTGTTCTGCAG CCTCAAATATTTCAAAAGATGCGAGCTGATCTGGCTTCCATGTGGAGTCCTACTAGCAGAACAGGAAACCCGAGAAGATTATCCATAAAAGGCAACTTGATACATTTGGATGAGAACAGTTCAACTGCTTTCTGCAATGGATCCTTGACATTCAATGAGGATGTAAATATGAAG GATCTTTTGGAAGCTGTAGTCCCATTTGATATATTGTTGGATCGGAGAAAACGGGCTAACTATCTCAGTAGTATTGGGAATAATCTAGAGACATGCACGAAACCAAAGGTTGTTCAAGATGCTGGGTTAGCTTTGGCATCAATGGTAATTTGCGAGGAAGCACTTGAGCGAGAAATGATTATATCAGCTTC TTATGTTCCGGGAATGGAAATTACATTATCAAGCCGATTAAAAAGCCTCTATAGTTTATATAGCAAG ATGAAACGAAAGGATATAAGCATTGATAAAGTATATGATGCACGTGCATTAAGAGTAGTTGTGGGAGACAAGAATGGAACTTTACATGGTCCTGCAGTTCAGTGTTGTTATAGTCTTCTTGACATTGTACACAG GCTTTGGACTCCAATAGATGGTGAATTTGATGACTACATCATTAATCCGAAGCCTAGTGGCTATCAG TCCTTGCACACTGCAGTCCAAGGTCCTGACAACTCACCTTTAGAAGTACAAATAAGGACACAG AGGATGCATGAGTGTGCTGAACAAGGACTTGCTGCACATTGGCTTTACAAGGAAACTGGCAATCCTTTTTTATCCATAGACAGCATGGATGAACCTGAAACTGAAGCATCCTCCTATTTCTCCAAAGATCTAGAGGAAGGAAATTCTTCAGATATTTTATTAAGTAAATATAAGTCATTGAAGGCTGGACATCCAGTCCTCAGAGTAGAAGGAAGTCACTTACTTGCTGCAATTATCATCAG TGTagaaaatgatgaaagagaATTGCTAGTTGCTGTGAGCTTTGGGCTAGCAGCTTCTGAAGCAGTAGCTGACAGAAGATCTTTCCAGATTAAGCGATGGGAAGCTTATGCACGACTGTACAAAAAG GTGTCTGATGAATGGTGGTTTGAACCGGGGCATGGGGATTGGTTTACGTGTCTAGAGAAGTACACACTGTGTCGAGATGGTATGTATCATAAG CAAGACCAATTTGGGCGCCTACTCCCAACATTTATCCAGGTTATCAATTTTACTGAGCAAGAAGAATCTGAATATTGGGCTGTTGTATCTGCTGTGTTTGAGGGCAGGCAAGTGGATTGGATAACATCTCGGTCAAAATTTGACTTGGTTGCATCAACTTCTGTAGAAGCTGGCATCAATAACAAG GTGAACCTTTTGAGAACAATGCTCTCTTGGGAAGAGCAATTGCGCTCTGAAGTAAGTTTCATGCAAGCAAAGCATGATGCAAAGCTTTATGATCTTCATGGTTCTCTTGGGGAAGTGGTAATTATATGTTGGCCTCATGGTGAAATTTTGAGGTTAAAGGCGGGTAGCACTGCTACTGATGCTGCTCAAAGAGTTGGTTTGGAGGGAAAGCTGGTTTTGATTAATGGACAGTTAGTACTGCCCAACACAAAA
- the LOC114425876 gene encoding uncharacterized protein LOC114425876 isoform X1, which translates to MSMSVLSCQRSTMLAAQNNSPFLRRFRSFKPHRSRFRCLLDQISAPTLLTSDNVIAAAAKAASVHSAVSSAITQVAVTAVAIASGACLSTKFDFLWPKLQEQSGTVMQDGVDVTGYPIFNDAKVQKAIAFARKAHRGQMRKTGDPYLTHCIHTGRILAALVPSSGKRAVDTVVAGILHDVVDDTCQSLRDIEAEFGDDVVKLVASVSRLSYINQLLRRHRRVSVNQGVLGQEEASNLRVMLLGMVDDPRVVLIKLADRLHNMRTIYALPLQKAQAVAEETLIIWCSLASRLGLWALKAELEDLCFAVLQPQIFQKMRADLASMWSPTSRTGNPRRLSIKGNLIHLDENSSTAFCNGSLTFNEDVNMKDLLEAVVPFDILLDRRKRANYLSSIGNNLETCTKPKVVQDAGLALASMVICEEALEREMIISASYVPGMEITLSSRLKSLYSLYSKMKRKDISIDKVYDARALRVVVGDKNGTLHGPAVQCCYSLLDIVHRLWTPIDGEFDDYIINPKPSGYQSLHTAVQGPDNSPLEVQIRTQRMHECAEQGLAAHWLYKETGNPFLSIDSMDEPETEASSYFSKDLEEGNSSDILLSKYKSLKAGHPVLRVEGSHLLAAIIISVENDERELLVAVSFGLAASEAVADRRSFQIKRWEAYARLYKKVSDEWWFEPGHGDWFTCLEKYTLCRDGMYHKQDQFGRLLPTFIQVINFTEQEESEYWAVVSAVFEGRQVDWITSRSKFDLVASTSVEAGINNKVNLLRTMLSWEEQLRSEVSFMQAKHDAKLYDLHGSLGEVVIICWPHGEILRLKAGSTATDAAQRVGLEGKLVLINGQLVLPNTKLRDGDVVEVRI; encoded by the exons ATGAGCATGAGCGTGCTCTCATGCCAACGTTCTACTATGTTAGCAGCTCAGAACAATTCTCCATTTCTTCGCAGATTCCGATCCTTCAAACCTCACCGTTCCCGATTTCGCTGTTTGCTTGACCAAATCTCTGCTCCCACTCTTCTCACCTCCGATAATGTCATCGCCGCCGCCGCCAAAGCCGCCTCCGTACATAGTGCCGTCTCCTCCGCCATCACACAGGTCGCCGTCACCGCTGTCGCCATTGCTTCCGGCGCCTGTCTTTCCACCAAGTTTGATTTCCTTTGGCCCAAACTGCAGGAACAATCAG GTACTGTGATGCAGGATGGAGTAGATGTTACTGGCTATCCTATATTTAACGATGCAAAG GTACAGAAGGCTATAGCTTTTGCAAGAAAAGCCCACCGTGGCCAAATGCGGAAGACAGGAGACCCTTATTTAACACATTGTATCCACACAGGAAGAATTTTGGCTGCATTggttccatcaagtggtaaacGA GCTGTTGACACTGTTGTGGCTGGTATATTACATGACGTGGTTGACGACACTTGCCAAAGTCTGCGAGACATTGAGGCAGAGTTTGGGGATGATGTGGTCAAGTTGGTAGCCAGTGTTTCAAGGTTAAGCTATATTAATCAG CTATTACGCAGACATCGGAGGGTAAGTGTAAACCAGGGTGTCCTTGGCCAAGAAGAG GCAAGTAATTTACGAGTGATGCTTTTGGGAATGGTTGATGATCCACGTGTTGTGCTCATCAAGCTTGCAGATCGTCTTCACAACATGAGAACAAT TTATGCTCTGCCATTGCAAAAAGCTCAAGCTGTTGCAGAGGAGACCTTAATCATTTGGTGTTCACTTGCTTCAAGATTGGGCCTATGGGCATTGAAAGCTGAACTGGAGGATTTATGCTTTGCTGTTCTGCAG CCTCAAATATTTCAAAAGATGCGAGCTGATCTGGCTTCCATGTGGAGTCCTACTAGCAGAACAGGAAACCCGAGAAGATTATCCATAAAAGGCAACTTGATACATTTGGATGAGAACAGTTCAACTGCTTTCTGCAATGGATCCTTGACATTCAATGAGGATGTAAATATGAAG GATCTTTTGGAAGCTGTAGTCCCATTTGATATATTGTTGGATCGGAGAAAACGGGCTAACTATCTCAGTAGTATTGGGAATAATCTAGAGACATGCACGAAACCAAAGGTTGTTCAAGATGCTGGGTTAGCTTTGGCATCAATGGTAATTTGCGAGGAAGCACTTGAGCGAGAAATGATTATATCAGCTTC TTATGTTCCGGGAATGGAAATTACATTATCAAGCCGATTAAAAAGCCTCTATAGTTTATATAGCAAG ATGAAACGAAAGGATATAAGCATTGATAAAGTATATGATGCACGTGCATTAAGAGTAGTTGTGGGAGACAAGAATGGAACTTTACATGGTCCTGCAGTTCAGTGTTGTTATAGTCTTCTTGACATTGTACACAG GCTTTGGACTCCAATAGATGGTGAATTTGATGACTACATCATTAATCCGAAGCCTAGTGGCTATCAG TCCTTGCACACTGCAGTCCAAGGTCCTGACAACTCACCTTTAGAAGTACAAATAAGGACACAG AGGATGCATGAGTGTGCTGAACAAGGACTTGCTGCACATTGGCTTTACAAGGAAACTGGCAATCCTTTTTTATCCATAGACAGCATGGATGAACCTGAAACTGAAGCATCCTCCTATTTCTCCAAAGATCTAGAGGAAGGAAATTCTTCAGATATTTTATTAAGTAAATATAAGTCATTGAAGGCTGGACATCCAGTCCTCAGAGTAGAAGGAAGTCACTTACTTGCTGCAATTATCATCAG TGTagaaaatgatgaaagagaATTGCTAGTTGCTGTGAGCTTTGGGCTAGCAGCTTCTGAAGCAGTAGCTGACAGAAGATCTTTCCAGATTAAGCGATGGGAAGCTTATGCACGACTGTACAAAAAG GTGTCTGATGAATGGTGGTTTGAACCGGGGCATGGGGATTGGTTTACGTGTCTAGAGAAGTACACACTGTGTCGAGATGGTATGTATCATAAG CAAGACCAATTTGGGCGCCTACTCCCAACATTTATCCAGGTTATCAATTTTACTGAGCAAGAAGAATCTGAATATTGGGCTGTTGTATCTGCTGTGTTTGAGGGCAGGCAAGTGGATTGGATAACATCTCGGTCAAAATTTGACTTGGTTGCATCAACTTCTGTAGAAGCTGGCATCAATAACAAG GTGAACCTTTTGAGAACAATGCTCTCTTGGGAAGAGCAATTGCGCTCTGAAGTAAGTTTCATGCAAGCAAAGCATGATGCAAAGCTTTATGATCTTCATGGTTCTCTTGGGGAAGTGGTAATTATATGTTGGCCTCATGGTGAAATTTTGAGGTTAAAGGCGGGTAGCACTGCTACTGATGCTGCTCAAAGAGTTGGTTTGGAGGGAAAGCTGGTTTTGATTAATGGACAGTTAGTACTGCCCAACACAAAA
- the LOC114425876 gene encoding uncharacterized protein LOC114425876 isoform X3 — MLLAILYLTMQRQVQKAIAFARKAHRGQMRKTGDPYLTHCIHTGRILAALVPSSGKRAVDTVVAGILHDVVDDTCQSLRDIEAEFGDDVVKLVASVSRLSYINQLLRRHRRVSVNQGVLGQEEASNLRVMLLGMVDDPRVVLIKLADRLHNMRTIYALPLQKAQAVAEETLIIWCSLASRLGLWALKAELEDLCFAVLQPQIFQKMRADLASMWSPTSRTGNPRRLSIKGNLIHLDENSSTAFCNGSLTFNEDVNMKDLLEAVVPFDILLDRRKRANYLSSIGNNLETCTKPKVVQDAGLALASMVICEEALEREMIISASYVPGMEITLSSRLKSLYSLYSKMKRKDISIDKVYDARALRVVVGDKNGTLHGPAVQCCYSLLDIVHRLWTPIDGEFDDYIINPKPSGYQSLHTAVQGPDNSPLEVQIRTQRMHECAEQGLAAHWLYKETGNPFLSIDSMDEPETEASSYFSKDLEEGNSSDILLSKYKSLKAGHPVLRVEGSHLLAAIIISVENDERELLVAVSFGLAASEAVADRRSFQIKRWEAYARLYKKVSDEWWFEPGHGDWFTCLEKYTLCRDGMYHKQDQFGRLLPTFIQVINFTEQEESEYWAVVSAVFEGRQVDWITSRSKFDLVASTSVEAGINNKVNLLRTMLSWEEQLRSEVSFMQAKHDAKLYDLHGSLGEVVIICWPHGEILRLKAGSTATDAAQRVGLEGKLVLINGQLVLPNTKLRDGDVVEVRI, encoded by the exons ATGTTACTGGCTATCCTATATTTAACGATGCAAAG GCAGGTACAGAAGGCTATAGCTTTTGCAAGAAAAGCCCACCGTGGCCAAATGCGGAAGACAGGAGACCCTTATTTAACACATTGTATCCACACAGGAAGAATTTTGGCTGCATTggttccatcaagtggtaaacGA GCTGTTGACACTGTTGTGGCTGGTATATTACATGACGTGGTTGACGACACTTGCCAAAGTCTGCGAGACATTGAGGCAGAGTTTGGGGATGATGTGGTCAAGTTGGTAGCCAGTGTTTCAAGGTTAAGCTATATTAATCAG CTATTACGCAGACATCGGAGGGTAAGTGTAAACCAGGGTGTCCTTGGCCAAGAAGAG GCAAGTAATTTACGAGTGATGCTTTTGGGAATGGTTGATGATCCACGTGTTGTGCTCATCAAGCTTGCAGATCGTCTTCACAACATGAGAACAAT TTATGCTCTGCCATTGCAAAAAGCTCAAGCTGTTGCAGAGGAGACCTTAATCATTTGGTGTTCACTTGCTTCAAGATTGGGCCTATGGGCATTGAAAGCTGAACTGGAGGATTTATGCTTTGCTGTTCTGCAG CCTCAAATATTTCAAAAGATGCGAGCTGATCTGGCTTCCATGTGGAGTCCTACTAGCAGAACAGGAAACCCGAGAAGATTATCCATAAAAGGCAACTTGATACATTTGGATGAGAACAGTTCAACTGCTTTCTGCAATGGATCCTTGACATTCAATGAGGATGTAAATATGAAG GATCTTTTGGAAGCTGTAGTCCCATTTGATATATTGTTGGATCGGAGAAAACGGGCTAACTATCTCAGTAGTATTGGGAATAATCTAGAGACATGCACGAAACCAAAGGTTGTTCAAGATGCTGGGTTAGCTTTGGCATCAATGGTAATTTGCGAGGAAGCACTTGAGCGAGAAATGATTATATCAGCTTC TTATGTTCCGGGAATGGAAATTACATTATCAAGCCGATTAAAAAGCCTCTATAGTTTATATAGCAAG ATGAAACGAAAGGATATAAGCATTGATAAAGTATATGATGCACGTGCATTAAGAGTAGTTGTGGGAGACAAGAATGGAACTTTACATGGTCCTGCAGTTCAGTGTTGTTATAGTCTTCTTGACATTGTACACAG GCTTTGGACTCCAATAGATGGTGAATTTGATGACTACATCATTAATCCGAAGCCTAGTGGCTATCAG TCCTTGCACACTGCAGTCCAAGGTCCTGACAACTCACCTTTAGAAGTACAAATAAGGACACAG AGGATGCATGAGTGTGCTGAACAAGGACTTGCTGCACATTGGCTTTACAAGGAAACTGGCAATCCTTTTTTATCCATAGACAGCATGGATGAACCTGAAACTGAAGCATCCTCCTATTTCTCCAAAGATCTAGAGGAAGGAAATTCTTCAGATATTTTATTAAGTAAATATAAGTCATTGAAGGCTGGACATCCAGTCCTCAGAGTAGAAGGAAGTCACTTACTTGCTGCAATTATCATCAG TGTagaaaatgatgaaagagaATTGCTAGTTGCTGTGAGCTTTGGGCTAGCAGCTTCTGAAGCAGTAGCTGACAGAAGATCTTTCCAGATTAAGCGATGGGAAGCTTATGCACGACTGTACAAAAAG GTGTCTGATGAATGGTGGTTTGAACCGGGGCATGGGGATTGGTTTACGTGTCTAGAGAAGTACACACTGTGTCGAGATGGTATGTATCATAAG CAAGACCAATTTGGGCGCCTACTCCCAACATTTATCCAGGTTATCAATTTTACTGAGCAAGAAGAATCTGAATATTGGGCTGTTGTATCTGCTGTGTTTGAGGGCAGGCAAGTGGATTGGATAACATCTCGGTCAAAATTTGACTTGGTTGCATCAACTTCTGTAGAAGCTGGCATCAATAACAAG GTGAACCTTTTGAGAACAATGCTCTCTTGGGAAGAGCAATTGCGCTCTGAAGTAAGTTTCATGCAAGCAAAGCATGATGCAAAGCTTTATGATCTTCATGGTTCTCTTGGGGAAGTGGTAATTATATGTTGGCCTCATGGTGAAATTTTGAGGTTAAAGGCGGGTAGCACTGCTACTGATGCTGCTCAAAGAGTTGGTTTGGAGGGAAAGCTGGTTTTGATTAATGGACAGTTAGTACTGCCCAACACAAAA